The following are encoded together in the Pseudidiomarina andamanensis genome:
- the mfd gene encoding transcription-repair coupling factor has product MTSASPFKPPKPSSARQDITWQNLVGSSIALALGQLIEQHDGPVLIVTPDAPQAHRLEQEVQYFAPNWRQQVMVFPDWETLPYDSFSPHQDIISERLSVLARLPDMQRGALIVSLNTLMHRIAPTDYVAGQAVQVNKGQKLDIHGLRQRLERAGYRHVAQVMEHGEFCVRGSLLDLFPMGSSQPYRIDFFDDEVDSIRLFDPDTQLSAGEIDAIDLLPAHEFPTNPTAIELFRAQYRDQFDASNARDSVYMQVSNQQFPGGVEYYLPLFFENTASIFDYLPNNTLLVTFGDLQGSLDHLWHDINQRYEQRRYDPLRPLLPPHQLFLAVDQIHAAFKEMPRIRAMVPSDKAQPSPKVFQTQPIGEIAINHQLKNPLEKLSQRLKDAGKQRVIFLVESAGRRETLRELLAPLQLGLEEVEHFQQFATSKQSYAISVSPVAHSFALSDEQLLVITETELLGQRIAQRRRRDQKATVNAENMVRNLAELRIGQPVVHIDHGVGRYQGLQTLDTGGVTTEFVTIEYANNSKLYVPVAALHVLSRYSGGEEASAPLHKLGNDQWEKAKRKAAEKIRDVAAELLDVYARREAKPGYPFKLDQEEYQRFAGSFPFEETDDQLAAIAGVLADMQAPRAMDRLVCGDVGFGKTEVAMRAAFVAVNDSKQVAVLVPTTLLAQQHYENFKDRFADWPIRVEVLSRFNTAKQTQKILADLAEGKVDLVIGTHKLLSADVKFHDLGLLIVDEEHRFGVRQKEAIKRLRADVDILTLTATPIPRTLNMAMHGVRDLSIIATPPAKRLAVKTFVREYDEPTIREAVLREILRGGQVYFLHNNVETIEKTAETLAQLVPEARITVAHGQMRERELERIMSDFYHQRYNVLVCTTIVETGIDVPTANTIIMDRADHLGLAQMHQLRGRVGRSHHQAYAYLLTPNPKRMTKDALKRLEAISQLEDLGAGFMLATHDLEIRGAGELLGDDQSGQIETIGFTLYMEMLEQAVKALREGKQPALDQLLQAQTEIDLRVPALLPESYIADVNTRLSLYKRIASSDNTQALHEIQVELIDRFGLLPDAVKNLVRVAELRSRAQQLGIRKIDGGPNGVNVEFATDTKVSPQVLIQLIQQQPNEYRLEGPTRLRILRKIDDTQARLKLVESLLDEFARG; this is encoded by the coding sequence ATGACCAGTGCGTCTCCATTTAAGCCACCGAAACCATCATCAGCGCGTCAAGATATTACTTGGCAAAACCTCGTCGGTAGCAGTATCGCATTGGCTCTGGGCCAATTGATAGAGCAACACGATGGTCCGGTGTTAATAGTTACGCCCGATGCCCCGCAAGCGCATCGCTTAGAGCAGGAAGTGCAATATTTTGCACCCAATTGGCGCCAGCAGGTCATGGTGTTTCCAGACTGGGAAACGCTACCCTATGATAGCTTTTCACCGCATCAAGATATTATTTCTGAACGTTTAAGCGTGCTAGCTCGCCTGCCCGACATGCAGCGTGGTGCGTTGATTGTGTCATTGAACACCTTGATGCATCGCATTGCGCCAACTGATTACGTAGCAGGTCAAGCAGTTCAGGTTAATAAAGGCCAAAAACTTGATATTCACGGCTTGCGCCAGCGTCTAGAGCGCGCCGGTTATCGTCATGTTGCTCAAGTAATGGAACATGGTGAATTCTGCGTTCGTGGCTCGCTTCTTGATTTGTTCCCAATGGGAAGCAGCCAACCTTATCGTATCGATTTCTTTGATGATGAAGTAGATTCTATTCGTCTGTTTGACCCTGACACGCAGTTGTCAGCTGGTGAAATTGACGCGATAGATTTATTACCCGCTCACGAATTCCCAACGAATCCAACGGCTATCGAGTTATTCCGTGCGCAATATCGCGACCAATTTGACGCTTCGAATGCGCGTGATTCGGTATATATGCAGGTATCCAATCAGCAATTCCCGGGCGGCGTTGAATATTATTTACCGTTATTCTTCGAGAATACAGCGAGTATTTTTGATTACTTACCGAACAATACGCTGTTAGTCACATTTGGCGATCTACAAGGCAGTTTAGATCATTTGTGGCATGACATTAATCAGCGCTATGAACAACGACGCTATGACCCGTTGCGCCCGTTATTGCCACCGCATCAACTATTTCTCGCGGTAGACCAGATTCATGCGGCGTTTAAAGAAATGCCGCGCATTCGCGCCATGGTTCCAAGCGATAAAGCGCAGCCAAGCCCAAAGGTGTTTCAGACCCAGCCTATCGGCGAAATTGCCATTAATCACCAGTTGAAGAACCCGCTCGAGAAGCTCTCGCAGCGCCTGAAGGATGCGGGAAAGCAGCGCGTCATCTTTTTAGTTGAGTCAGCTGGTCGCCGCGAAACATTGCGTGAATTACTCGCGCCATTGCAGCTTGGGCTTGAAGAAGTAGAGCACTTTCAACAATTCGCAACCAGCAAACAATCCTACGCCATTAGCGTCAGTCCGGTCGCACATTCATTCGCACTAAGCGACGAACAACTACTCGTTATTACTGAAACCGAATTACTCGGGCAACGTATTGCGCAGCGCCGTCGCCGCGACCAAAAGGCGACGGTAAATGCTGAGAATATGGTGCGCAACCTCGCCGAACTACGTATCGGTCAACCGGTGGTTCATATTGATCATGGTGTCGGACGTTACCAAGGGCTACAAACACTGGATACCGGTGGCGTCACAACAGAATTTGTGACCATTGAATATGCCAACAACAGTAAATTGTATGTGCCGGTCGCTGCGTTGCATGTGTTAAGCCGCTACAGCGGCGGCGAAGAAGCTTCAGCGCCGTTGCACAAGCTTGGCAATGACCAATGGGAGAAAGCCAAGCGCAAGGCTGCTGAGAAAATTCGTGATGTTGCCGCTGAATTACTCGACGTCTATGCCCGTCGTGAAGCAAAACCGGGTTATCCATTTAAGCTTGACCAAGAGGAATATCAACGTTTTGCTGGCAGCTTCCCGTTTGAAGAAACCGATGATCAACTCGCGGCTATCGCTGGTGTGTTAGCAGATATGCAAGCACCGCGAGCAATGGACCGATTGGTTTGCGGTGATGTTGGTTTTGGTAAAACAGAGGTAGCGATGCGCGCGGCATTTGTGGCCGTGAACGACAGTAAACAAGTTGCGGTGTTGGTGCCAACCACCCTGTTGGCGCAACAGCACTATGAAAATTTCAAAGACCGTTTTGCCGATTGGCCAATCCGCGTTGAAGTGCTGTCACGTTTTAATACCGCAAAACAAACTCAAAAAATTCTCGCCGACCTTGCCGAAGGCAAAGTGGATTTGGTGATTGGCACGCATAAACTACTCAGCGCTGACGTGAAGTTTCATGATCTCGGCTTGCTGATTGTGGATGAAGAACATCGCTTTGGTGTGCGTCAAAAAGAAGCCATTAAACGACTTCGAGCGGATGTCGACATTCTGACTCTTACCGCAACGCCAATACCTCGTACTTTGAACATGGCGATGCATGGTGTACGCGATTTATCCATCATCGCGACTCCACCAGCCAAGCGTTTGGCCGTGAAAACTTTTGTTCGCGAATATGACGAACCAACCATACGCGAAGCTGTACTGCGGGAAATTTTACGGGGTGGTCAGGTATACTTCCTGCACAACAATGTTGAAACCATCGAGAAAACCGCGGAAACATTGGCGCAATTAGTACCGGAAGCACGTATAACGGTAGCCCACGGACAAATGCGAGAGCGCGAACTTGAACGCATCATGTCTGATTTTTACCATCAGCGATACAATGTACTGGTGTGCACAACAATTGTCGAAACCGGTATTGATGTGCCAACAGCGAATACCATTATTATGGACCGTGCCGATCATTTGGGTCTCGCTCAAATGCACCAGTTGCGTGGTCGTGTTGGTCGCTCCCATCATCAGGCCTATGCTTATTTACTTACACCAAACCCGAAACGCATGACTAAAGATGCACTTAAGCGTCTTGAAGCTATTTCGCAGCTCGAAGACTTAGGAGCTGGCTTTATGCTGGCTACCCACGATTTAGAAATTCGTGGTGCGGGCGAGTTATTAGGTGATGATCAAAGCGGCCAAATTGAAACCATTGGTTTTACCTTGTATATGGAAATGCTTGAGCAGGCCGTTAAAGCCTTACGAGAAGGTAAACAACCAGCGCTCGACCAGTTGCTGCAAGCGCAAACCGAAATTGATTTGCGCGTACCTGCCTTATTACCTGAATCGTATATCGCCGATGTGAACACACGCTTGAGCCTATACAAACGTATTGCAAGTAGTGATAACACGCAGGCATTGCATGAAATTCAAGTTGAGTTAATTGATCGATTTGGGTTATTGCCCGATGCGGTTAAGAATTTAGTTCGTGTTGCCGAACTTCGTAGTCGCGCTCAACAGCTTGGCATTCGCAAAATCGATGGTGGCCCGAATGGCGTCAACGTCGAGTTCGCTACCGATACTAAAGTTTCGCCACAAGTTCTTATTCAGCTCATACAACAGCAACCGAATGAGTATCGACTTGAAGGGCCAACGCGTTTACGTATTCTTCGTAAAATAGACGATACTCAAGCACGGCTGAAACTGGTAGAGTCACTACTGGACGAATTTGCACGAGGATGA
- a CDS encoding CsiV family protein — MTVWLRTTLLTLGLSATSLAIAQESSADWRWFEVEVLVFKQAPNNDAEAFPWHPPRQFDARHDPISGYYAPNFFALLNDLPLCPSSEEALTIRPVFCAQANEVDPFGHPWYQPSRILSGFEQAPAQVVDGSGGDMMTSSGPYLMPAETHVFDDFREQLMRRNVGSPLLHVAYRTPVFTRSEGYTVRLFGGRNFGQEFLPSGYEQPPFALIESAAVDEEQQPQLFEELEALLSRVNQQEIQISYRDHGTPNPPPLIPERARSQRAEPVWELDGTLHIYLVGNYLHIDSDLELRSPQQVQFNQRELAAQVEQALQVDRSTSRFLRSYRLDQLRRVISHETHYFDHPKLGLVVQIRRTDLSARR, encoded by the coding sequence ATGACTGTTTGGTTGCGTACCACGTTACTTACTCTTGGATTAAGCGCTACTTCACTGGCGATAGCACAAGAGTCGTCAGCTGATTGGCGCTGGTTTGAAGTAGAAGTGCTCGTGTTTAAACAAGCGCCAAACAACGATGCGGAAGCGTTTCCGTGGCACCCACCGCGCCAATTTGACGCAAGACACGATCCGATTTCTGGTTATTATGCGCCAAACTTTTTTGCACTACTGAATGACCTCCCGCTGTGTCCAAGCAGTGAAGAAGCATTAACTATTCGTCCGGTATTTTGTGCGCAAGCTAATGAAGTGGATCCTTTTGGTCATCCTTGGTATCAACCTAGTCGAATTTTAAGTGGCTTCGAACAAGCACCTGCACAAGTTGTCGATGGCAGCGGCGGCGACATGATGACAAGTTCTGGGCCATATTTAATGCCTGCTGAAACGCACGTGTTCGACGATTTTCGTGAGCAACTGATGCGCCGTAATGTGGGCTCTCCGCTGTTGCATGTGGCCTATCGCACCCCTGTATTTACCCGAAGCGAAGGCTACACAGTAAGACTTTTTGGTGGTCGTAACTTCGGCCAAGAATTTTTGCCAAGTGGATACGAACAGCCGCCATTTGCTCTGATCGAAAGTGCAGCTGTAGATGAAGAGCAGCAACCTCAACTTTTTGAAGAACTTGAAGCACTGCTCTCGCGAGTGAATCAGCAAGAGATTCAAATTAGTTATCGTGATCATGGCACGCCGAATCCACCGCCTTTGATTCCTGAGCGCGCGCGTTCGCAGCGCGCAGAGCCAGTATGGGAACTCGATGGCACTTTGCATATTTATCTAGTGGGTAACTATCTGCACATTGATAGCGATCTTGAACTACGTAGCCCGCAACAGGTACAGTTTAATCAGCGTGAATTAGCCGCTCAAGTTGAGCAGGCCTTGCAAGTTGATCGTTCTACCTCACGCTTTTTACGCAGCTACCGACTCGACCAATTACGACGGGTTATTAGTCATGAAACGCACTATTTTGATCATCCAAAACTTGGACTAGTGGTGCAAATTAGACGCACTGATTTATCTGCTCGACGCTAA
- a CDS encoding MarR family winged helix-turn-helix transcriptional regulator: MEKYEELLLALRKVIRATDLYSKQLNKRTGLTAPQLLILREIAAAPDGITASSVAQNITLSPATVSNVIDRLEHRELIHRERSTEDRRRVVLSLTAQGKQRLAEAPRPLQEDFIHKFQSLDDWEQSLLVAGMQRIAAMMDAEKLDAADVLEVGTYEQKKYRSR; encoded by the coding sequence ATGGAAAAGTACGAAGAATTGCTGCTGGCACTTCGAAAAGTCATTCGCGCAACAGACTTGTACTCCAAGCAACTGAACAAACGCACCGGCTTAACAGCGCCACAGCTGCTCATATTAAGAGAGATAGCGGCTGCCCCAGACGGCATTACAGCCAGCTCTGTCGCTCAAAATATTACTTTAAGCCCGGCAACCGTGAGTAATGTCATTGACCGACTTGAACATCGCGAGTTAATTCACCGTGAGCGTAGCACCGAAGATCGGCGTCGTGTGGTGCTATCATTGACAGCGCAAGGTAAACAGCGGTTAGCGGAAGCGCCAAGACCGCTCCAGGAAGATTTTATTCATAAATTTCAGTCATTAGACGATTGGGAGCAGTCGCTGCTAGTGGCAGGTATGCAACGCATTGCAGCCATGATGGATGCCGAAAAGCTTGATGCTGCAGATGTACTTGAAGTAGGAACCTATGAACAAAAGAAATATCGCTCGCGCTAG
- a CDS encoding ExeM/NucH family extracellular endonuclease, with protein MNKRNIARASFTAISLLVLSSCAQVTQPELCDSSITPIYAIQGDGFQSPVSGQQVTTRGIVTANWQSEAELGGFFIASEQADRDDNALTSEGLFVQASANLTSLKQGDLVYLTGTVAELNELTQLTNLSQHAVCDSGYTVEPTSFQLPVTAKEQFEALEGMPVQISQELVVNGHYQLLRHGQFDVAHERLYTPTQHHQPGAEAQSQAKANALARLVIDDNLAPNSTIMVAPKQNITATNSLRSGDSIGPVQGIISDFRGSYRLQPTSQISVVTTNPRPAAPEAPTTNTLRVAAFNVLNYFNGEGENKQFPTERGAKTAAEFERQHQKIIAALGQLNADIIGLLELENDGYASHSAIVELTTALTAATGQPWRYVQAAPGKFGSDDITNGLIYRSDKVTPQGQPLTVTQAPFGQRSRLPLIQRFSPKNTVENVVVAVNHFKSKGGCPKDNSDPNANQSDGQACWNKVRVQSAKALADFIDNHEDLKRFPLRVLMGDFNAYAQEDPIQTLLQRGYYNRIDAFNPHAYSYVYDAQAGSLDHLLVSSQLAARVVYQAIWSINADEPTLLQYNNADANPNWYAPSPYRASDHDPIYADIQF; from the coding sequence ATGAACAAAAGAAATATCGCTCGCGCTAGCTTTACGGCTATCTCTCTGCTGGTTTTATCGAGTTGCGCTCAAGTTACGCAGCCTGAACTATGCGATAGTAGCATCACGCCAATTTATGCCATTCAAGGTGACGGATTTCAGTCACCAGTGAGCGGTCAACAAGTGACTACGCGCGGAATTGTTACCGCTAACTGGCAAAGTGAAGCTGAACTCGGTGGCTTTTTTATAGCCAGCGAACAAGCCGACCGCGACGATAATGCACTGACGTCAGAGGGGTTATTTGTACAAGCAAGTGCCAATTTAACCAGCCTTAAACAAGGTGATCTGGTGTATTTGACGGGTACTGTCGCCGAGCTCAATGAGTTAACCCAACTAACTAACCTCAGTCAGCATGCTGTTTGCGACTCTGGTTATACGGTTGAGCCTACCTCTTTTCAACTGCCAGTCACCGCAAAAGAACAGTTCGAAGCGCTTGAAGGCATGCCGGTTCAGATTAGCCAGGAATTGGTCGTCAACGGTCATTATCAGTTGTTACGGCATGGTCAATTTGATGTGGCACATGAACGTCTGTATACGCCCACGCAACACCATCAACCTGGTGCCGAAGCGCAGTCTCAGGCCAAAGCGAATGCGTTAGCTCGACTCGTCATTGATGATAACTTGGCGCCGAATTCAACGATCATGGTTGCCCCTAAGCAAAACATCACAGCTACGAATAGCCTCCGCAGTGGCGATAGCATCGGTCCAGTTCAGGGTATTATTAGTGACTTTCGTGGCAGCTACCGCTTACAACCAACGTCACAGATTAGCGTGGTAACGACGAATCCACGCCCAGCAGCACCAGAAGCACCAACAACCAATACACTGCGTGTTGCCGCCTTTAACGTGCTGAATTACTTCAATGGCGAGGGTGAGAATAAGCAATTTCCAACCGAGCGGGGTGCCAAAACTGCTGCTGAATTTGAACGCCAGCATCAGAAAATCATCGCCGCACTCGGCCAGTTGAATGCTGACATTATTGGCTTATTGGAACTCGAAAACGATGGCTATGCGAGTCATAGCGCAATCGTTGAGTTAACCACAGCACTCACTGCGGCAACTGGGCAACCATGGCGATATGTGCAGGCTGCTCCGGGTAAATTTGGTAGTGATGACATCACCAATGGTCTCATTTATCGCAGTGATAAAGTGACACCACAAGGGCAACCACTAACGGTAACGCAAGCACCGTTTGGACAACGCAGTCGCCTGCCTCTTATTCAACGCTTTTCTCCTAAGAATACAGTTGAAAACGTCGTTGTTGCCGTAAACCACTTTAAATCTAAAGGGGGCTGTCCGAAAGATAATAGCGACCCGAATGCCAACCAGAGCGACGGGCAAGCCTGCTGGAACAAAGTGCGCGTTCAATCGGCCAAAGCATTGGCTGATTTCATAGACAACCATGAAGATTTAAAGCGTTTTCCGTTACGCGTACTAATGGGCGATTTTAATGCCTATGCGCAAGAAGACCCAATTCAAACGTTACTACAACGCGGCTATTACAATCGCATCGATGCATTTAATCCGCATGCCTATAGCTATGTGTATGATGCGCAGGCTGGTAGCCTTGACCACCTGCTCGTCTCGAGCCAGTTGGCTGCTCGTGTTGTTTATCAAGCCATTTGGTCAATAAATGCCGACGAACCTACACTGCTGCAATACAACAATGCCGACGCAAACCCCAATTGGTATGCGCCCTCCCCTTACCGAGCGTCTGATCACGACCCCATTTACGCTGATATTCAGTTTTAA
- a CDS encoding RNA polymerase sigma factor gives MSQEYSGFGQITDEVTLAAAVAGKSRAQQIIFERYKSSVLRTLIGLCHDRELARDLAQDVFLQAFTKLHQLRNQQAFGAWLKQLTVRTALSYFRARSPVAESIEEEFIDSTEWSAQADWLVQLRDIETLIAQLNDTERLTVWLYLGEGYTHEEIANLLDEQASTVRKRYQRALMKLNTFLTQEVPHDHKA, from the coding sequence GTGAGTCAGGAATATTCTGGATTTGGGCAAATTACGGATGAAGTAACCCTCGCTGCCGCGGTTGCTGGTAAATCACGTGCCCAGCAAATCATATTTGAGCGATATAAAAGCTCAGTGCTGCGCACGCTTATTGGTTTATGTCACGACCGAGAGCTTGCTCGCGATCTCGCCCAAGATGTATTTCTTCAGGCGTTTACAAAGCTTCATCAACTCCGCAATCAACAAGCCTTCGGCGCATGGCTAAAGCAGCTGACTGTGCGCACTGCTTTATCCTATTTTCGCGCACGGTCACCAGTGGCTGAGTCGATAGAGGAAGAATTCATTGATAGCACCGAGTGGTCTGCGCAAGCCGATTGGCTTGTTCAATTACGTGATATTGAAACGTTAATTGCACAGCTAAATGATACCGAGCGCCTCACTGTCTGGCTCTATTTAGGCGAAGGTTACACTCACGAAGAGATTGCTAATCTCCTCGACGAACAGGCATCGACCGTGCGTAAACGTTATCAACGTGCCTTAATGAAACTAAATACTTTTTTGACACAAGAGGTACCTCATGACCACAAAGCATGA
- a CDS encoding PDZ domain-containing protein → MMVKSILALIAAGLFCIPALAQEQQARDYARAAAIAASKAHGSQPQVVLEEPARSYFEWGAILNQQAKVVSVRNGSVADEMKLQMGDMILSINRQPVAPQQLDDALTILASLDHNQPFSVGIKRDGETLELTGVARATVIPGWRLEVLNTLEEETPSTITDSACGRISVFFTPPVTADLYPAFINSIDGDNVRIKNPSFKLAVNDYKVGVHELIDEPSLRRGGGSAPEKLIQLTIEPNKTYHIAAKFIREKRYQRFDAGYWEPVVWKVTEQTCQVD, encoded by the coding sequence ATGATGGTTAAATCAATATTAGCGCTGATAGCGGCAGGTTTATTTTGTATTCCTGCACTCGCACAGGAGCAGCAGGCTCGAGATTATGCTCGGGCAGCGGCTATCGCCGCCAGTAAAGCTCATGGTTCGCAGCCACAGGTTGTGCTTGAAGAGCCTGCACGTAGCTATTTTGAATGGGGTGCTATTCTCAATCAACAAGCTAAAGTAGTCAGCGTGCGTAATGGCAGTGTCGCTGATGAAATGAAGCTACAAATGGGTGATATGATTCTATCCATCAATCGGCAGCCGGTTGCACCACAACAACTTGACGATGCTCTCACTATTCTTGCCTCGTTAGACCATAATCAACCATTCTCCGTAGGCATTAAGCGCGATGGCGAAACACTTGAATTAACCGGTGTAGCCCGTGCGACAGTCATTCCAGGTTGGCGTCTTGAAGTGCTAAATACCTTGGAAGAAGAAACACCTTCGACTATCACCGATAGCGCCTGCGGCCGAATTAGCGTGTTTTTCACGCCGCCAGTTACCGCTGATTTATACCCAGCATTTATCAACTCAATTGATGGCGACAATGTCCGAATCAAAAACCCATCATTTAAGCTCGCCGTAAACGATTACAAAGTTGGCGTTCATGAACTCATTGATGAGCCATCTCTGCGTCGTGGCGGCGGCAGCGCTCCTGAAAAACTTATTCAACTAACGATTGAACCGAATAAAACCTATCACATTGCCGCGAAATTTATCCGCGAAAAGCGTTATCAACGTTTTGATGCTGGATACTGGGAGCCCGTTGTTTGGAAAGTAACCGAACAAACTTGTCAGGTAGACTAA
- a CDS encoding alkaline phosphatase, which yields MASRALFALTAAAAFVLASCSSTANNSTVDTTASKEQSPNIIFMIGDGMGFEFISAYRYAMSQRGTGELAPTPFDDLLVGAATTYPDDDTWVTDSAASATALATGVKSYNGAIGIDADKNPKQTLMELARDKGWSTGAVATVQVNHATPASFFTHHPSRNLYNDIADSYAQQVSAGGWSFDVLLGGGHSYFKRDDVNWLPQLEQQGLQVITELEQLDDVSASPVLGLFADKALPFAIDDRPGRLAEMTKHALRLLENRSEQTGKPFALMVEGSMIDWCGHANDIACAVHEMADFAAAVEVVRDYLADNSNTLLVITADHSTGGLTLGQGGEYAWYSEKVMGIQKSVEAMATELVQLPKSAWRDYLTPELNLPLTDSQWQQLESVTIDEQLKGRDKLKPVHQVLVQIISEHTRTGWTTSGHTAVDVPVMAVGPGAEAFRGYIDNTDIAKALLKLVR from the coding sequence ATGGCCTCACGTGCTTTATTTGCGCTTACCGCAGCAGCCGCATTCGTACTTGCTAGTTGTTCTAGCACCGCGAATAATTCAACTGTCGACACCACTGCTTCGAAGGAGCAATCGCCAAATATCATTTTTATGATTGGCGATGGCATGGGCTTTGAGTTTATCTCAGCCTATCGTTATGCCATGAGCCAGCGCGGCACCGGTGAGCTTGCGCCAACGCCATTTGATGATCTGTTGGTGGGCGCAGCAACGACATATCCTGATGATGATACTTGGGTGACCGATTCAGCCGCTAGTGCAACAGCCTTAGCAACCGGCGTGAAAAGCTACAACGGTGCTATTGGCATTGATGCAGATAAAAACCCAAAACAAACTCTGATGGAGTTAGCTCGCGATAAGGGTTGGTCGACCGGTGCTGTTGCTACGGTGCAAGTAAACCATGCCACCCCGGCAAGTTTTTTTACCCATCACCCCTCGCGCAATCTGTATAACGATATTGCTGATTCTTATGCCCAGCAAGTGAGCGCAGGTGGTTGGAGTTTTGATGTACTTTTAGGTGGCGGTCACAGTTACTTCAAGCGTGACGATGTGAACTGGTTACCGCAGCTTGAGCAGCAAGGTCTCCAAGTTATTACCGAGCTAGAGCAGCTTGACGACGTATCGGCTAGCCCAGTATTGGGACTTTTCGCGGACAAAGCACTGCCCTTTGCCATTGATGATCGTCCAGGACGTCTTGCCGAGATGACCAAGCATGCATTGCGGCTTCTTGAAAACCGATCTGAGCAAACTGGCAAGCCGTTTGCATTGATGGTTGAAGGTAGCATGATTGATTGGTGTGGACATGCAAATGATATCGCCTGCGCCGTGCATGAAATGGCGGATTTCGCCGCTGCCGTCGAGGTAGTGCGAGATTATCTTGCTGATAATTCTAATACCTTATTAGTTATTACGGCCGATCATTCAACCGGTGGTTTAACGTTGGGTCAAGGGGGTGAATATGCTTGGTACTCAGAAAAAGTGATGGGTATTCAAAAATCGGTGGAAGCGATGGCCACTGAGTTAGTGCAACTACCGAAGTCAGCTTGGCGCGACTACTTAACGCCTGAGTTGAATCTGCCACTAACCGATAGTCAATGGCAACAACTGGAGTCAGTGACCATTGATGAGCAACTCAAAGGTCGCGACAAACTCAAGCCAGTTCATCAGGTATTAGTGCAGATTATCAGCGAACATACGCGTACCGGTTGGACGACTTCTGGTCATACCGCTGTCGATGTTCCTGTGATGGCCGTAGGCCCTGGTGCAGAAGCCTTCCGTGGCTACATTGATAACACCGATATTGCTAAAGCCTTATTGAAGCTGGTGCGTTAA